The genomic window AAGAAAGCGCTCGCGGCGCGTGGTCTTTCCCTTCGCACTCCAGGCCGCCGAGGCAAAAGTCATCTGTTTCATCTTCTTCCTCCCGTGAATCGCACCAAGATGCTCTCACCTCAGACACGATTCACGGGGACTTGTTCAGAGATTCCCTACGGCACGCCCGGCGTCGGCACGGTGCACCACTTGGCGAGGGAGTTCTTCCAGGGGCCGGCGAAGATCGAGCTGCTCCACGTGCCGCACTTGAACACGGGCGCGGCCGTCACTAGCCTCCTCTCGCACACGGTCAATGCCATGTTCGTGCCCATCCCGCTCGCGCGGCCGCAACTGCGCAACCCGCGGCTGACCGTGCTGGCCGTCGGCAGCGCACAGCGATCGTCGAGTGTGCCCGAGATCCCGACGCACGCCGAGTAAGGGCTGCCCGGCGCGGAGGTGGATATCTGGTACGCCATGCTCGCCCCGGCCGGATTGCCCGACGCGTTGCAGGCCAGCCTGAACGGCACGGTAGCGGAGATCCTCGGCGAGCCGGAGACGCGCGCCGGCCTGGAAAAGCAGGGCCTCGAGGTCCAGCCCTCGACCCCGGCCGAGCTACTGCGTCTCATGGAGCGCGAATCCGCCAAGTGGCGGGAAGTGGTCAAGCGCGCTAGCATCAAGGCCAGCGGCACGAAGTGATGCGAACCAACCAACGACCGAGCCTCATGCCATGATGACACCCGAGATGATCGAATGCCTGGTCCGCGTAGGGCCCGGCACTCCCATGGGCAATTTGATGCGGCGCTACTGGGTTCCGGCGCTGCTCTCGCGCGAGATCCCCGAGCCCGACTGCCCGCCGGTGCGCGTCAAGCTGCTTGGCGAGCGGCTGCTCGCCTTCCGCGACAGCGAGGGACGCCCCGGCCTAGTGGACGAGTTCTGCGCGCATCGCCGCGCGTCGCTCTTCCTCGGACGCAACGAGGAAGGCGGCATCCGCTGCTCCTACCACGGCTGGAAGTACGACATCCACGGCAACTGCGTCGAGCTGCCCTCGGCGCCGCAGATCGCGTGCAAGGTGAAGCTCAAGGCCTACCCCTGCATTGAGCGCGGCGACATCGTCTGGGCCTACATGGGACCGCCGGGGAAGCGCCCGGAGCCGCCCGAGCTCGAATGGGCCCTGGTGCCGCCCGAGCAGCGCTATGTCTCCAAGCGGATCCAGGAGTGCGGCTGGCTGCAGTCCATGGAAGGCGGCATCGACACGACGCACGCTTCCTGGGTGCACCGCTATGAACTCGACACCGACCCGATGCACAAGCACGCGCCGGCAAACAAGTACATCAAGGCCGACCGCAACGCGGTGTTCGACATCGTCGAGGCCGAGCACGGGCTCACCATCTTCGGGCGCCGCAACGGCGAGGACGACTCCTATTACTACCGCATCACGCAGTGGATCTTCCCCTGGTTCACGCTGATCCCGCCCTTCGGGCCGCACGCGCTCGGCGGGCACATGTGGATTCCCAGGGACGACGAGAGCTGCTGGACCTGGAACATCAACTTCTTCCCCGACAAGCCGCTGCCGCCGGAAGAGCTCGAGGCGATGAAGCGCGGCGAAGGCATCCACGCGAAGCTCATCCCGGGCACCTTCCGGCCGGTCGCGAACAGGAACAACGACTGGCTAATCGACCGGCAGGCGCAGCGCGAGGGGCGGTTGTACAGCGGCGTGCAGGGCTTCGGCATGCAGGACTCGTCGCTGCAGGAGAGCATGGGCCCGATCCAGGATTACGAGAAGGAGTTCCTGGTGCCGACCGACAAGGCGATCGTCATGACGCGGCGCGCGCTCTACCGCGCTGCGCGCGATCTGGAAAAGGGCGTCGAGCCGCCGGCGCTCAGCGCGAAGAGCCAGCGAGTGCGCGCGGCCTCGATACTGCTAAACCGCAAGGAGAAGGCCACCGAGTGGGCGAAAGCGGCGCTGCAGGACAGCCTGTCGAAGCCCGTGTACACGGTTTGATCGAGCACGTAAGGAGACGCAGATGAGATTCAAAGCGCAATTGCTGCTGTCGACGGTCCTCGTGCTCGCGCTTGCCGCGCCGGCGGCCGCGCAGGAATGGAAACCCTCGGGGACGGTACGTCTGATCGTCCCCGTCCAGGGGGGCACGGTGGACCTGCTCGCGCGCCTGGTCGCGCCCCGGCTGCAGAAGGAATTCGGGCAGCCGGTGATCGTGGAGAACAAGCCGGGCGCGGGCGGCAACATCGGCACCGACCTCGTGGCGAAGGCGCAGCCCGACGGGCAGACCATCCTCGTCGGCTACACCGCCCCGATCACCGTCAACGTCACGCTGTTCGACCACCTTCCCTACGATCCGCAGAAGGACCTGGCGCCGATCACGCTCGCCGTCACCACGCCGCAGTTCCTGACCATCCATCCGTCCCTGCCGGTCAACACGGTGGCGGAGTTCGTGGAATACGCGAAGGCCCGGCCGGGCAAGCTGAGCTACGGCTCCATCTCGATCGGCAGCGCCTCGCACCTGACGATGGAGATGTTCAAGAGCGCCGCTGGGCTGGACATCGTGAACATCCCCTTCAAGGGCGCCGCGCCAACGGTGACCGCCCTGCTGGCGGGCAACGTGCAGGCGGCGTTCTTCGTTCCCGGCAACGTGCTGCCTCACCTCAAGGACGGGAGGCTGAAAGTGCTGGCGGTGAGCGGGAGAACGCGCTTTCCCGCGACGCCCGAGGTGCCGACGCTCATTGAGTCCGGCTACAAGGACTTCGAGGCCATCGCCTGGATCGGCTTCCTCGCGCCGGGCGGCACGCCGCGCAACATCATCGATCGCTACAACCGGATCCTCGCCGACGAGCTGAAGCAGCCGGACGTGCGCCAGCGCCTGACCAGCATCCAGTTCGAGGTCGTGGCGAGCACGCCCGAGGCCTTCGCCGAGTACATCCGCTGGGAAACGCCGCGCTGGGCTGCGGTGATCCGCAAGACCGGCGCCAAAGCAAACTGAGGGTGATATGTCCGCGAACCCGAAACCGACTCCACCAAACCTTCCCCATCCTTCGGTCTTCCTCGACGCCAAGCGCCTCGAGCTGATCAAGGGCTACCGCGTGCATGAGCAGCGAACGCCGGCCAAGCCGGTGCGCGTGGTGACGCCTTCGCAGACCATTGGGCCATTCTTCAATTTGGGCCTGATTCGGGAGGGGGATGACGATCTGGCGTGCAAGGTCCCGGGCGGCGCGCGAGCGCAGGGGACACCGATCGTCGTGACCGGCCGAGTAACGGACGAGGAGGGCAGGCCGGTGCGAAAGGCCTTGATTGAGGTCTGGCAGGCGAACCGCTGGGGCAAGTATGACCACCCCGACGACAGGACCGACGCGCCGCTTGACCCGAACTTCAAGGGTTGGGGACGCATGCTTACGGACGCGGAAGGTCGTTACCGGTTTCGCTCGATCAAGCCGGGCGCCTATCCGAACCCCGGCTACGACAACTGGCTCCGGCCGCCGCACATCCACTACTCGATCTTCGCCGCCGGGGTGATGCAGCGCCTGATCACACAGCTCTACTTCCCCGGCGAAGAGCTGAACGACATCGATCCGATCCTGAACGGCATCGAGAACCTCGACGAGCGCGCCGCCCTGATCGCGCGGCGCGCTGGCGACGAGCCCGACGGCGCGCAGCACTACGTCTTCGACATCGTCCTGCGCGGGCCGTCGGAGACGCCCTTCTTCGTCGACATGTAGCGCGATGGACCCGCGCGCCTGCCTCGGGCCGCGGCCGCCCGCCTCGCCGCGCCGCAAGCCGCCGCCCGGCGCCTGGGACACGCATTTCCACGTGCTCGGGCCGCAGGCGCGCTTCCCGTATTCTCCGACCCGCAAATACACCCCGCCCGATGCTCCGCTGGAAGCGTGCCTGCGCTTGCACAGGACGCTTGGCATCGACTACGGTCTCGTGGTTCACGCCAATACGCACGGCTTCGACAACCGCGTCGACCTCGACGCGGTGGCGCGCGCGCAGGGCCGCTACTTCGCCGTGGTGCGGCTCGA from Burkholderiales bacterium includes these protein-coding regions:
- a CDS encoding tripartite tricarboxylate transporter substrate binding protein, with protein sequence MRFKAQLLLSTVLVLALAAPAAAQEWKPSGTVRLIVPVQGGTVDLLARLVAPRLQKEFGQPVIVENKPGAGGNIGTDLVAKAQPDGQTILVGYTAPITVNVTLFDHLPYDPQKDLAPITLAVTTPQFLTIHPSLPVNTVAEFVEYAKARPGKLSYGSISIGSASHLTMEMFKSAAGLDIVNIPFKGAAPTVTALLAGNVQAAFFVPGNVLPHLKDGRLKVLAVSGRTRFPATPEVPTLIESGYKDFEAIAWIGFLAPGGTPRNIIDRYNRILADELKQPDVRQRLTSIQFEVVASTPEAFAEYIRWETPRWAAVIRKTGAKAN
- a CDS encoding aromatic ring-hydroxylating dioxygenase subunit alpha, whose translation is MMTPEMIECLVRVGPGTPMGNLMRRYWVPALLSREIPEPDCPPVRVKLLGERLLAFRDSEGRPGLVDEFCAHRRASLFLGRNEEGGIRCSYHGWKYDIHGNCVELPSAPQIACKVKLKAYPCIERGDIVWAYMGPPGKRPEPPELEWALVPPEQRYVSKRIQECGWLQSMEGGIDTTHASWVHRYELDTDPMHKHAPANKYIKADRNAVFDIVEAEHGLTIFGRRNGEDDSYYYRITQWIFPWFTLIPPFGPHALGGHMWIPRDDESCWTWNINFFPDKPLPPEELEAMKRGEGIHAKLIPGTFRPVANRNNDWLIDRQAQREGRLYSGVQGFGMQDSSLQESMGPIQDYEKEFLVPTDKAIVMTRRALYRAARDLEKGVEPPALSAKSQRVRAASILLNRKEKATEWAKAALQDSLSKPVYTV
- the pcaG gene encoding protocatechuate 3,4-dioxygenase subunit alpha → MSANPKPTPPNLPHPSVFLDAKRLELIKGYRVHEQRTPAKPVRVVTPSQTIGPFFNLGLIREGDDDLACKVPGGARAQGTPIVVTGRVTDEEGRPVRKALIEVWQANRWGKYDHPDDRTDAPLDPNFKGWGRMLTDAEGRYRFRSIKPGAYPNPGYDNWLRPPHIHYSIFAAGVMQRLITQLYFPGEELNDIDPILNGIENLDERAALIARRAGDEPDGAQHYVFDIVLRGPSETPFFVDM